A part of Phaenicophaeus curvirostris isolate KB17595 chromosome 29, BPBGC_Pcur_1.0, whole genome shotgun sequence genomic DNA contains:
- the LOC138732161 gene encoding methanethiol oxidase-like: MERCRVQRCEYPTCPEALKVPREEIAYVTCTYRGTCFDHPDFLATIDLNPRSSCYGQVIHRLFMPNLKDELHASGFSTACACPDSATRRRNKLILPCLISSRIYVVDVGSECRAPKLCKMIEPVDVFWTCDKGYLNVPRSLPNGDVLIANLGDPAGNGKGGFIVLEKETFELKGNWEYPCDVPQSGYDFWIQPCQNVLVSTDGDVPRIAGPRFDPNDFNKGVFGRHLYVWNLSCHTLKQTFDLGEDSLPLSVKFLHNPDAAEGYVACALSGVVYRIFKCEGESWAVEEVIRIPPKEVTGWIMCKMPAFIADIVISPDDKYLYLCNWLHGDIRQYKLSRNCKPQMLGQVFVGGSILCGGPVTVCRDEELKCQPEPLVVKCKRLRGGPSRMQLSLDGKRLYVTDSFYSTWDRQFYPDMVKEGSAMLLIDVDTENGGLNVNKNFLVDFGKEPNGACLAHAIHFPSGDATTENYA; this comes from the exons ATGG AGAGATGCCGAGTTCAGCGCTGTGAGTATCCCACCTGCCCAGAGGCTCTGAAAG TTCCCAGGGAGGAGATTGCCTACGTGACCTGTACCTACAGGGGAACGTGCTTCGACCACCCTGACTTCTTGGCCACCATCGATCTCAACCCCAGATCTTCATGTTATGGCCAG GTGATCCACCGCCTGTTCATGCCCAACCTCAAGGACGAGCTGCACGCCTCGGGGTTCAGCACTGCCTGCGCCTGCCCCGACAGTGCCACGAGGAGAAGGAACAAGCTGATTCTGCCCTGTCTGATCTCCTCCCGCATCTACGTGGTGGATGTGGGCTCAGAGTGCCGGGCTCCCAAGCTCTGCAAG ATGATTGAGCCAGTGGATGTCTTCTGGACATGCGACAAGGGCTACCTGAATGTGCCGCGCAGCCTGCCCAACGGCGATGTCCTGATTGCCAACCTGGGAGATCCAGCCGGCAATGGAAAAG GTGGATTTATCGTGCTGGAAAAGGAGACCTTCGAACTGAAGGGGAATTGGGAATACCCGTGTGATGTCCCCCAAAGTGGCTACGACTTCTGGATCCAGCCGTGCCAGAACGTCCTGGTCAGCACTGATGGAGATGTCCCAAGAATTGCAGGACCCAGATTTGATCCCAACGACTTCAATAAGG GGGTCTTTGGACGCCACCTGTATGTGTGGAACTTGTCCTGCCACACCCTGAAGCAGACCTTTGACCTGGGAGAGGATTCTCTGCCCCTGTCTGTGAAGTTCCTACACAACCCCGATGCTGCTGAGGGATACGTCGCCTGTGCCCTGAGTGGTGTCGTCTACCGCATCTTCAAGTGTGAG GGAGAGAGCTGGGCAGTAGAAGAGGTGATTCGGATCCCACCCAAGGAAGTGACAGGATGGATCATGTGCAAGATGCCAG CCTTCATCGCCGACATCGTCATCTCCCCGGATGACAAGTACCTGTACCTCTGCAACTGGCTGCACGGAGACATCCGCCAGTACAAGCTCTCCAGAAACTGCAAGCCCCAGATGCTGGGACAG GTGTTTGTGGGAGGCAGCATCCTCTGCGGGGGCCCCGTGACCGTGTGTCGGGATGAAGAGCTGAAATGCCAGCCGGAGCCCTTGGTGGTCAAG TGCAAGAGACTGCGCGGCGGCCCGAGTCGAATGCAGCTCAGCTTGGATGGCAAGAGGCTGTACGTCACCGACTCCTTCTACAGCACTTGGGACAGGCAGTTCTACCCAGATATGGTGAA GGAAGGCTCTGCCATGCTGCTGATTGATGTGGACACGGAGAACGGAGGCCTGAACGTCAACAAGAACTTCCTGGTGGACTTTGGGAAGGAGCCCAACGGGGCTTGCCTTGCCCATGCCATCCACTTCCCCTCCGGGGACGCCACCACCGAGAACTATGCCTAG